DNA from Longimicrobium sp.:
GTCGGCGGGTGGCGCTCTCGCATGCCTTGAAGTGAACCCAGTCGGAGAGCCGGATGCGGGAAATCCGCACGTCCGGTTCGATGAGCGGGTCGGGGAAACCGGGCAACCATGCCACGGCGCCCCGACTCGACTCTACTGAGATGCAGTTCAGACCACGGGCATCCCCAGATGCGTGCGCAGGTCCCACAGGTCTGGAAAGAAGCGCCGCTCGACGGTCGTGCGCAGATACGCCGCGCCGGAGCTGCCGCCGGTGCCGGGCTTCCACCCGATCACGCGCTCCACCATCTGGACGTGCCGCAGGCGCCACAGCGTGAACATCTCGTCGTACTCCACCAGCGCCTCACAGAGGAGGAAGAGGTCGAAGTGGCTCGATTGGTCGCGGTAGATGGTGGCGAGCTGCATCACGCGCCGGTCGCGCGCCTGCTGCCGCACCTCCTCCGCCGCATCGTCCCCCGGCTCCGGGATGTCGAACCCGCGGCGGCGGCATACCTCGTGGAAGGCGTCGCGCACGCTCGGGTTGTCCAGCCGCGCCTGCAGCCGCTCCCGCTCCTCGGGCGTGGGGCGCGCGTGCACGAGCATCCCCGGGTCTTTGGAGCCCGACACGAACTCGATCTCCCGGAACTGCGCGGACTGGAAGCCGCTCGCCGGCATGATGTGGTCTCGGAAGGTCAGGAAGTCGGTGGGGCTCATCGTCTCCAGCACCGTGATCTGGCTGACGAGCACGCGCTGGATCTCGATGCAGCGCCGCAGCAGCCGCGTGGCGCCGAGCACGTCGTCGCGCTGCAGCCGCGCCACCACGCCGTCGATCTCGTGAAGGATCTGCTTGAACCAGAGCTCGTAGACCTGGTGGATGACGATGAAGAGGAGCTCGTCGTGCTGCATGGGATCGGAGCGCAGCTGCTGCATCCCCAGCATCTCCTGCACGCGGAGGTACGAGCCGTAGCTCAGCTCCTGCTCGTGGTCTGGCCTTCCGAACGACATCGTTGCGTCTCCCTGCGAGGGGCCGTGGCGTGCGCCGGGCGGAGCAGCCGAACACCATCAAAGTCCGCTCCGCGCCTCGTTGCCGCAACCGTGGCAGGGGTCTGGTACCGGATGGTTTGTCTCACACAGAGAACGCAGAGGAGAACGGAAAGCCACAGAGAACCTCTTCTTCCCTCCTTTCCGTACCCTCTGTGTCTCTGGGTGAGGCGTCCTCGCGGGGGGCTTCATCACCCCTCTGCGCAGAGTGTACGGAGCCCGGATTCACGCTCACGGGGCGTGCCGGTGGTGTCACGAACAAAACCCTTGTCTAAGGTGAGTAACACGTTTAGAGTAGTATCTACATCCCCACCAACTCCTCCCCCATCGGTTTTCTCGCATGTCCTCCTACGCCGCCCGCAAAACGGTGCTCATTGTCGACGACAACCCCGACGTGCGCGAGATCTGCTCGCTCGCGCTGGACTATGCCGGCTACCACGTCCTGCGCGCCTGCGACGGCGAGGAAGGGGTGGCGATGGCGCGCGAGGCGCTCCCCGACATGGTGGTGATGGACGGAAAGATGCCGCGGCTGGGCGGGTGGGATGCGGCGCGCGTGCTCAAGATGGACCCGCGCACGGCTCCCATCCCCGTGCTGGCCTTCACCGCCAGCGCCGTCACCCCCGCGCAGATGCGGCTCCTGCGCGAGGTGACCGACGGCTACATCCCCAAGCCCTGCTACCCGTCCGACTTCCTGGCCGCCGTGCGCCGCTGCATCGGCCCGCCGGTGGTGGACATCTCCATGGCGGCGATGCCGATCGCGGAGTCCGCGTAACGGCGGGTCTCACGCGGAGGCGCGGAGGCGCTGAGAAAAGCGGTTGGATTCGCAAGTCATTGGAGGCACGGAGAGATTTTCCGTGCCTCCTTTTTTGCGGGTCGTTGCTGAGGGCTCCGTGTGCATCGGGGGAAATAGTCTCACGCGAAGGCGCAAAGGCGCAAAGAAAGTGTTTGCGTGTCTTTCCTTTGCGTCTTCGCGCCTTCGCGTGACATTCTTGCTCGTTCGAGGTCGCACAGAATTTAGTACGACTCACAACCCCAGCCGTCCCCATCCCGATCCAGCCGGTGCGGATCGCCGCCGGTCACCTTTACGGTGTGTCCCACGTCGGCGCAATCCAGGTCGTAGCCGTTCCATGCCGGATATGCGTAGGGGCTGCTGTCCTCCTCCTCTTCTTCCTCCGGTTCCGGTTCGGAGGCCACGCTCACGTCGGCGGTGGGCTCGGGAGTGCTGGCGGGCGGCGGATCGCCGTCCATCAGCGCAAAGGTGGTCGTATCGGGCTCGATGGTGAGAGGTGTGGAAAGGAGAGACGCCGGCCGCGTTGCCGGCTCGGACTCGCACGCTGCCAGCACGATTACGAGCGGGAGCGCCAGTGCTCCGGCCCGGATGGACTTCCCGCCTGCGCTCCCGCTGTGTACAACGTTCATGAATGGCCGTCCTGGTGCTGATGGAATGTCATTATGTCGAACACGCGCTTCCAACCCGCATAAGCCTGGCACTCTATAGTCGGCACGTCGAGACGAGTTTCGTGCCGCAGCTTCAGGGCCGCCGCACGCCGCTCTCCTGGGCCATGAACCTGGCGCCATCGCCACTCTCGATCTCGTACTGGATGAGCGTGCCGGACGCGTAGCCGTGCCGGATGATCCCCCGCCCCCGCTCCGTCACGACCTCGTCGCCGCGCTTGAAGCGGAACGTGGATGCGGCGGCGGCATCGTCGAAGCTGACCATCCCATGGTGCCAGTGAATTTTGAACGGGCCGATCCCGTGCACCTGCACGACGGCGAGCTCCGGGGAACGGGCGAACATCGTGGTGCCGCTCGGCGCGAAGGCGTAGCTGCCCGTCCTGAGCTCCCGCAGCGCGGTCGAATCGAAGCTCGCGCCGAAGCCGAACTGCCAGCTTCCCTGCACGATGGTGATGTGCTCGTCCACCGGGTGCGAGTGGGGCGGCACGATGGTGCCCGGCAGCTCCCGGATGCGCATGACGAAGGGCTGGCCTTCGGCGTCAGGATGGCCGTACAGGATCTGCACGTCGCCCGAGAGCGGCCCGAGCGGGATCATGCGGGGATCGCGCGCCCCTCTGCCGCTGTCGGCCCGCGTCACGCCCGTCGCCGCACCCATCGCGGACTTCGTCTCGCCCGCCGCCGCGGGGGCCGGGCCGGCGCCCCGCACGCAGGCGGTGGCGAGCAGGCACAGCAAGGGGAGAAGCCGATTCATGGTTCCCTCCGTGGTTGGGTTTGCGCCGGTCAGCGCGGGGCGGGGAGCGGGGATGGGCCGAGCGGCTCCAGGTAGGGCGGCGACGAAGAGTGGATGCATCACGCTCGGCGAAGTGCCGCGAGGGATCGAACCCGGAAGGTAGCCTCCGCGCCCCGGCGCCGGAAGCAAAATCCGAGGCCGGCGCCGCACGCGCCGAATCACTCCTATTGACATTCGGAAGAAGCGCGCGTATCCCTTCCTTACGACACCCGGAAGGAAAGACACTCCGCGAACCGCCCAGATGCCGCGAAACAGCTCGGCCGACATCCTACAGGGGACGCTCGATCTCCTGGTGCTCAAGACGCTGGCGCTGCAGCCGATGCACGGCTGGGGGATCGCGCAGCGCATCCAGGACATGTCGCGCAACGCGCTCGACGTGGGGCAGGGATCCGTGTACCCCGCGCTGCTGCGGCTGGAGGACCGGGGGCTGATCTCGAGCGAGTGGGGGGTGACGGAGAACAACCGCCGCGCCCGGTACTACAGCCTGACTCCGCTCGGCCACGAGCAGCTCGAAGTGGAGATGGCGGGGTGGCGCAGCTACGCCCGCGCCGTCGAGCTGATCCTCCGTACCACCTGAGGCGCCCCATGCATCCCAGAGCCCTGCTCGCCCTGCTGCGCGGCCGGTACCGCGCCCTCTTCCGCCGCGGCGAGGTGGAGGCGCGCCTCAGCGAAGAGATCCAGTTCCACCTGGAGATGGAGACGGAGAAGAACCTGCGCGCCGGCATGTCGCCCGACGAGGCGCGGCGGGCGGCGCGGCTCGTCTTCGGCGGCGTGGACCGCATCAGCGAGGATCACCGGGACGCGCGCGGCACCCGCTTCGTGGAGGACGCGCTGATTGACGTGCGCTACGCGGCGCGCTCGCTGGCGCGGACGCCGGGCTTCGTGGCGGTGTGCGTGGTGACGCTGGGGATCGCGATCGGGGTGGGGACGTCGCTCTTCTCGGCGGTGGACGGCTTCTTCTACCGCGCGCTTCCGGTGCCGGGCGGCAGGGATCTGGTGACGGTGTACACGAGCGACTACGGCGGCGACCTGCGCGGCGGCAGCTCGCACGCGGACCTGCTCAGCTTCGCGGAAGGCACGGCCGGCATGGCGGAGCTCGCGGGCGAATCGCGCGTGGAGGCCGCCGTCGGCAGCGGCGACGACGTGGCGATGCGGCGCGGCGCGCTGGTGAGCTCGGGGTACTTCGCCGCGCTGCGCGTGAAGCCCGCGCTGGGGCGCTTCCCCGCGGGCGCGCGCGCCGACGAGCCGGCGATCGTGCTCGGCTACTCGCTGTGGCGGCGCGCCTTTGGTGCGGACCCATCGCTGACCGGGAAGACGGTGAGCGTCAACGGACACTTCTACCGCGTCGCGGCGGTAGCCCCGCGCGAGTTCCTGGGGATCACGCGCGAGTTCGCGAACGAGTTCTGGGTCGACGCCGCCTTCGCGCCGATGCTCCTTCCCGGCGAGCCCGTGCTGGATCAGCGCGGCAACCGGCGCTTCCAGATCGTCGGCCGCCTGCGCGAGGGCGCGTCGATGGCGGAGCTGCGGGCGAGGCTCGCCACCGTCGCGGCGCGGCTGTACCAGGACGAGCCCGCGAGCTGGCGAGAGGAGGCGGGGCACGGCCGCCGCGTGACCGTGATGCCGGAGCGGGAGGCACGCGTCGCCGGGATCGCGCCGGGCCAGCTGATGATGATGGTGGGCGGCGTGACGGCGCTGGGGCTCGGGTTCCTATTGGTTGCGAGTGCCAACCTTGCGAGCCTGTACATGGCGCGAGCCCTGGCGCGGCGGCGGGAGATCGCGACGCGGCTCGCCCTGGGCGCGGGACGTGGCCGGCTGATCCGCCAGCTGCTCACCGAGGGCGCGGTGGTGGCGGTCCCGGGCGCGCTGCTGGGCATCGCGCTCGCCTACGGGACCTCCGTGGCCGTTGGGCGCTACCGGCCGGAGGGGTTCCCCAACGTGGACCTCTCGCTCGACGGCCGCGCGCTGCTCTTTACCGCGGGGGGGACGCTGCTCGCGCTGCTGGTGTTCGGGCTCGTCCCCGCCATCCAGAGCGCCCGTACCGACGTGCTGTCGTACCTCAAGGACGGCGGCTACGCGGGGAGCCTCGGCATCCAGACGGGACGGGTGCGGGGCGGGCTCATCGTCACCCAGGTGGCCCTATCTCTGATGTTCACCGCCGGATCGGTGCTGATCGCCTCCGCGCTCGGGCGGCTGGCGGAGGACCGGCGCGTCGATGCTTCCGGAGTCCTGGTGGCGCCCGCCACGCTGCTGCAGGCCGCGGGCGACTCGGTGCGCGCGTCGGCCCTCGTCCGCGACGTCATCGCCCAGCTCGACCAGATTCCCGGCATCGAGGCGGCCAGCGCGGCCATGATGGTGCCGGTCTCCGGCTCCCGCTCCACCACCGGCGTGGTGCCGCGCGACACGCGAGAGGCGGGCGGCAGCCGCTCCGTCGACGTGAACCTCGTGCGCCCGCGCTTCTTTGAGGTGG
Protein-coding regions in this window:
- a CDS encoding tryptophan 2,3-dioxygenase family protein — protein: MSFGRPDHEQELSYGSYLRVQEMLGMQQLRSDPMQHDELLFIVIHQVYELWFKQILHEIDGVVARLQRDDVLGATRLLRRCIEIQRVLVSQITVLETMSPTDFLTFRDHIMPASGFQSAQFREIEFVSGSKDPGMLVHARPTPEERERLQARLDNPSVRDAFHEVCRRRGFDIPEPGDDAAEEVRQQARDRRVMQLATIYRDQSSHFDLFLLCEALVEYDEMFTLWRLRHVQMVERVIGWKPGTGGSSGAAYLRTTVERRFFPDLWDLRTHLGMPVV
- a CDS encoding response regulator — encoded protein: MSSYAARKTVLIVDDNPDVREICSLALDYAGYHVLRACDGEEGVAMAREALPDMVVMDGKMPRLGGWDAARVLKMDPRTAPIPVLAFTASAVTPAQMRLLREVTDGYIPKPCYPSDFLAAVRRCIGPPVVDISMAAMPIAESA
- a CDS encoding cupin domain-containing protein; this encodes MNRLLPLLCLLATACVRGAGPAPAAAGETKSAMGAATGVTRADSGRGARDPRMIPLGPLSGDVQILYGHPDAEGQPFVMRIRELPGTIVPPHSHPVDEHITIVQGSWQFGFGASFDSTALRELRTGSYAFAPSGTTMFARSPELAVVQVHGIGPFKIHWHHGMVSFDDAAAASTFRFKRGDEVVTERGRGIIRHGYASGTLIQYEIESGDGARFMAQESGVRRP
- a CDS encoding PadR family transcriptional regulator — its product is MPRNSSADILQGTLDLLVLKTLALQPMHGWGIAQRIQDMSRNALDVGQGSVYPALLRLEDRGLISSEWGVTENNRRARYYSLTPLGHEQLEVEMAGWRSYARAVELILRTT
- a CDS encoding ABC transporter permease, whose amino-acid sequence is MHPRALLALLRGRYRALFRRGEVEARLSEEIQFHLEMETEKNLRAGMSPDEARRAARLVFGGVDRISEDHRDARGTRFVEDALIDVRYAARSLARTPGFVAVCVVTLGIAIGVGTSLFSAVDGFFYRALPVPGGRDLVTVYTSDYGGDLRGGSSHADLLSFAEGTAGMAELAGESRVEAAVGSGDDVAMRRGALVSSGYFAALRVKPALGRFPAGARADEPAIVLGYSLWRRAFGADPSLTGKTVSVNGHFYRVAAVAPREFLGITREFANEFWVDAAFAPMLLPGEPVLDQRGNRRFQIVGRLREGASMAELRARLATVAARLYQDEPASWREEAGHGRRVTVMPEREARVAGIAPGQLMMMVGGVTALGLGFLLVASANLASLYMARALARRREIATRLALGAGRGRLIRQLLTEGAVVAVPGALLGIALAYGTSVAVGRYRPEGFPNVDLSLDGRALLFTAGGTLLALLVFGLVPAIQSARTDVLSYLKDGGYAGSLGIQTGRVRGGLIVTQVALSLMFTAGSVLIASALGRLAEDRRVDASGVLVAPATLLQAAGDSVRASALVRDVIAQLDQIPGIEAASAAMMVPVSGSRSTTGVVPRDTREAGGSRSVDVNLVRPRFFEVVGLPLVRGRDFSEGEMGGSARVAIVSTALAERLWPGSDPIGKRLQVDAAGGDVEVVGLVGEIGKEPPGSPGEGLLYLPLRAAGGSLVLHLRAGGSARALAAPVARELRRYNAQMVAPEVTTMTSYMDRAFLPQRIAARASGILALLQMVLAVAGLSGLVAFVTAQRSREIGIRAALGAGRSSIVGLVLRQGVRLTAIGGVAGVALSLLMGRVIATSLPVGAVIELRALVAAIACFALVAGAAMLLPARRALAVTPAAALRAE